Below is a window of Podospora pseudocomata strain CBS 415.72m chromosome 1 map unlocalized CBS415.72m_1.2, whole genome shotgun sequence DNA.
ATCGGTTCGCCTTTGTGGGTACCGTGGCGGTGGCTTGATCAAGTTTTTCCTCATCTCTTCTAGCTGGAAGCCTTTGATACACTTCACttatcccccctccacccatcTTGCTCTTTTGTCTACGCTCATTTTGAATTTTTCACCTCTCTCTGTTTCTTTGgcacctctccttctccctgcCGAGATTTTTGGGTTCACTTACCATCCATCACTTCACTTTcatccacaccctcctcaattCAGGACAGTAAAAGCTCACTattctcaacaacagccgcaaAACTCTTCGCTCTAGACATCGCCGAGTCATCACCAAGTCGATACCATGGCGAAATCGAAGAACAGCAGACAAAAGGGCCGAAAGAATGCCACTCAAAAGGGCGAATCCAGTGCCCAGGCCGCCAGACGCGCTACCCAGCTGGAGCTTCCAGAGGGTTACCAGAAACTTAGCCCCAACAACGGTGGCTCCAACAGCTCTGGCCATCCCAGAGGCAATGGGAAGCTCAGCAATGAGTCTAAGAAAGCCCAGGATTCTGCCAGTTCTGCTGGAAAGCTGTCTGCCTCATACCCCAAGCCGTGGGAGATGTCAAAGCTTTATGTAATTCTCAATTCTGATCCTTTGCCGGCACCCACGCTAACAGTTTCACAGGGTGCTCCCATTGACAAGCCTGGAACTCTGAACTTTAACTACGATCGTCCCTGGGTTTCTCTCGAGGGCAAACATGTGAAGTATGAGCTCGCCACCGCTCTTGAGAAGGGTCGCCGTGAGATGTTGCCTGCTGTGTTCCCTGACTACATGCCGGAGCAGAAGCAGGAAGTTCGGAACCAGTACGAGAGAAGTGGCTTGTTGGAGTTGTTTGAGGCTCGTGACAGCTGCAACAAGAATGCCCCGAAAGTTCCTGGGTTTTTGGGTGGCGTAAGTTTTGTCCTAGTTCCCTTTTCAAAAATTGCTGAACTGACACTGTTGTATAGATCAACCCTGACATGATCTCGGTTGAAGACACTACGCAAGTGGGCGCCAACGATGCGAACCCACTAATTGGATTCCTCACCCAGATTGATCTCGCCAGAGAGATCGTCAATCTCTTGCATCCGAGTGTGCGCGATATCACGGCATTGGCCTTCACATGCAAACAGGCCGGCCAATACGTCGACCGAATCATGGTTAGTGCCTCACCTCTAACATCTTCAACCTATATTCAGTGTTAACCTTATGTCAGGAACGCTGGGACTACACCACCGGGGAGAATTTCGCTGATGTTTATCTCCCCAAATTCGGCAACGACGGAGGAGAAATCAAGAGAGCTGGTGTACGGAGCGACATTCTGGTCATcacaccaacctcccccaagcCCCCGAGTCGCACGCCATATCTCGATGATTTCGGAAGGACTCTTCATATTAGTAAGGATATATCAATGTTTCCTCAGCTAAATTCAAGCTAACTCATTCTTCTAGTCAAGGTCATGGTCAGCATTCCGCAGAGTTTCCGACACGTTGTCCTTGACCGGCTACCCTTTTTAGACGTCAACATGGTGGGTCTGGTTATCAGTTCCATGCCCAACCTTGAGAGCTTGGCCATCTCGCGTTGCGACCTTCTCGACGTCGCCAAACTCCCTGCATTGATCAAGATCATCAAGGAGCATCCGAGAACGCCCCGTAACAAAGGCAAGGCCAAAGCCTTACGCACCAGTAACGCTATAGAGGGTGAGCATGTTGGAGAGAACGGTGGCAAGAACAGTAACGGTAACAGCAGTGCGGATGACAGCAGCTCTACGGAGGACGAAGACCAGACGAGCAGCAACGACACATCCCTATTGACTGAGCCCGACACCAGCTTAATCTCTACGGATACAGCAGCAACCTgggtgggtgatgaagaCCAGACGGGCATCGACGTCATAGCAGCGACCACGGATGCTGAGAGTAACGCTACAATCCACTATATACGATTGGATTTCAGCCCTTTCTTCTTCCGCGGCCCCAACACTTGCGAACGACTTGGATCTTTTGGTGTTACGTACAACGAGCCCACATTCCACACCCCAAAGGCCGTGGTAGCTCTTATGATGCAGTGTTGGGACGACGCGGATACTATCGGGATGGACTTGATGAGCGATAActcttctttcttcagcTTCGTCCGTCGTCTTCCCGGCTGGAACTGCTTATGGTCCTTGAAAGCGCGCGATGCTATGCTGTCGTTTAAGCGGGAGACCAGCGGTATCGTGCTCCCAGAAGACTTCCAGCGCACAGTCGAGCGCACAGCTCGCTCCGAGATTATCGCAGAGAATCACGGCAGTTCTAGGGTTGCCCAGCCAGCCTTCCTTGATCAAGTCACAGCCCGTGTCGTAAAGCTCCGAAAGGAGAAGCACGACGAAATCAAGAAGGAAGCCCAGAACCGCTTTTGCGATGATCTGATGGCAGCTACCAGCGGCGACGACTTCAGGCCGTCGGATTACCCTCTCCCGAACAGTATAGCGTTCTATCTCGGTAACGCTGAAAACCACAACGCCTTCGGGTGCTGGCGTCGGCAGTATTTATGTCAAGGCTGCAAAAAACTCCTGCCCCGCGTCCTGTTTGCAATCGAACTCGATGATTGTTGGGGCTGCAAGATGGTCGCCTTCGTCAGGGACATGGAGAGCAGCGACCTTCGCCGCTGGAAGCAAAGCGCTATTGGGTATTACCTCAAGGGTCTGGACATAAAGAAAGGGTCACTGACTGATGTCATTGACCCGGCCCGAGGTCGACACTTGACGGCAGCTCTCGGGGCGGCCAAGATAGCCGATTCTATCTGGCTGAAGTTTATGAACTTCTCCCCGACCGATCCGGTGGTGTACCCCCCCGAGCCACCCAACCTACACAGGAACACCGCCGCTTACTCACGTTATCGGTGGAAACATAATTGGCCAGAGCAGGCGTTTGATTACCGGGAGGGTGGTCCTCAACATGAGGATCCCTTCAAACACCCAAACTCCGACTGGGAAGACACCGAGCTCTGCGGCGGTGAGCCTCCCGAAAGCTTTAACGCCAATTTCCGGTGGTCAGAGGAAGCCAGTACGACTCTCTTTGAGGAGTATATCCGTCGAAACGGACTCGCGAAGCAGATCACCGATCCCGAGGCCCAGAAGAGGATCGCCGCTGCAaaggagtgggagaagaTTCGGCGTCTCCCCGGGCCAAAGGATTATTCAAAGAACGGAATGTGGCACCTTGGACGGGACCTCAGGCGCTACTACCAGAACCAGGGTGACAAGTCGATTCATGCCTTGATTCACGGAAGAGTCGAGAAGTGCATTTGGTCCTTCAACACGCCTATGCTGCGTCCCTTTGACCTGGACCACCCGATTCCAGACAAGCGGGTCAACTACGAAGCCTgggaggagctcaaggagcgTGAGATTTGGGAGTTGGTTCCTGCTGGCCACTCTAGGCGGTGATTGTGAGCAGTCTGATTCCAGGTCGTCCACgaggaaaggaggaggaagggggctGTTCGATAAGTGTGGCTCTGTCTTTAACGGATCAGaaaacagcaaaaaaaaaaaaaaaggtgagaagcaaaaaaagaacaaaaaaaaaagaaatatgGGGCCAATTTCTTGGTCAACTCTTTCACCGTCTGAGGGCATCATCAGGGTCATTTGGAAGGTTTTACAGCATATTTAGCATTTTTCCTGCTGTGCATAAGGGGGTTTATATCCGGACAGCAAAAAGGCATGGACTCGAGATTTCagagttgggggggggggcggggggggacGGGAGTCATCAGACATCAGCACGCATTTGAGATTTCGAGCGAGGAGTTAGCAGGTTTATGGCGGTGGTTTAAGGCATGGCGTTAACAGATACAAGGAAAACGGcatgattgatgatggaCGGCAGGGAATTATGAGGATCATGAGGATAATGAGAACTGGGGGGAGCTGGATCCCAGGGAGATAGCCAAGAAAAAGCCTGGGTTTGTTTTTTTACCTTGTTGTGAGATTCTTGAGTGAAACCTGTTTGCATGCAACTCAAAGTGATTGACGCCTTGAATTGAACTCACAGATTCGTGATGATGCTGCAATAGGTATGTTGCGGGAAGGGGGTAATATTTGCACATGGAGATGAAAAGAACCTCAAAAGTGCAACCCTGACCAAGTTCCACAACATCCTGCTTGACCTAATGACTCAATCAGCGACACCACTCGCTCGTTATTCCAGGCGTATCTACCATGTAAAATATCACCCCTTCGGTTCAGTATTTTACTGCCTTCAACAAATTCAGCTAGCTGGTCAAGTATTCACGGGATAAATCATGGATACTCACCCCTTAACAGACACCCTCACGTCACGGATGAACATAGACAAAGCTCTAGACAGCAGTTAAGCATCCTCCCTGCCTGAATACACCCCTTGTATAATTGCCAAAACCGCTACTCATAAAGCCACAGCGCTATTCCCTACAGAAAACAAAATAAACTTCCCGGTCCAAGCAATATCTCTCAACCCCCCGCCTTTTTAAGGCTTCTTCCCTTTCTCGAACTTCTTCCCTCTCTTAATGGTCTTCTTCAAGCGACATTTGTATCCCTAAATGCTCATCATCTTCGGGCGAACCCTCGCTCTCAGATCCATCCAATTCTCCAGGCGGCGGACTTTTGTCACCACCTTTCTCACTCGAtgcctcctcatctccatccgAATCAGACGCTTTAAAAAATTGCCAGGTCTCCTTTGCCTGAGGTAGAGcatccttcccaacctccacctcaacctgcAACTTATTTCCCTCCATGATATTGGTCACAAAGTCAAGAAGTTCCAAATCCGTGTTTCTTCGACTCATCATTGAAATGCAGAGGGGTAGCGCTTCTGTAGCGCGACTGATAGCGGAAGAGAAGGATATTCTCCCCACTGGCAGAATCACCTGAGGGCGTTCCAGAATGGCAGCCAGGGTGTCGTCCCAGTTTGTCATACGGTGAGCTGTCGGAGCGTAGCTGCTGGGAGAATAGACCCGTGACCTTGGACCTTGGCCCGCCACCgttggcagcagcacaaTCGGCTCTTCAAGAGACTCCATCGATTTATCAAACCACTCTGCAAAGTCTCTTATCCGAGCATAGCAGTTTTCCCGGTCCTCGTTTGAAAGATTATCCATTTCCCGCCTAGACGCGTTCCCAAGAGTTAGCTACGGTCTGAGATGCAATCTGACATGAATAGATTCATGAATAAACTTGACAAGGGTATTAGAAAATTATCGCGGGCCACTTACCAGACGGATTCAACTGCATCATCCCAATAAAGCCTGAGTAGATCTCTCGTCTCAGCGGATGGATTCTTGTAAGCATAGTCATCCATAGACTCGTAATATCTCTGGCCAAAATCATGACAGTAGGCCTTCCATGCGCAGTCTTCCATGTAGGTATGAAGCGGATCCTGAGACGGggcctttggtggtgatcgcGTTTCCCAACTTGTTTCCATGTCAAATTCCTCTGTTG
It encodes the following:
- a CDS encoding uncharacterized protein (EggNog:ENOG503P7SE), whose translation is MISVEDTTQVGANDANPLIGFLTQIDLAREIVNLLHPSVRDITALAFTCKQAGQYVDRIMVSASPLTSSTYIQISLMFISPNSATTEEKSRELVYGATFWSSHQPPPSPRVARHISMISEGLFILVMVSIPQSFRHVVLDRLPFLDVNMVGLVISSMPNLESLAISRCDLLDVAKLPALIKIIKEHPRTPRNKGKAKALRTSNAIEGEHVGENGGKNSNGNSSADDSSSTEDEDQTSSNDTSLLTEPDTSLISTDTAATWVGDEDQTGIDVIAATTDAESNATIHYIRLDFSPFFFRGPNTCERLGSFGVTYNEPTFHTPKAVVALMMQCWDDADTIGMDLMSDNSSFFSFVRRLPGWNCLWSLKARDAMLSFKRETSGIVLPEDFQRTVERTARSEIIAENHGSSRVAQPAFLDQVTARVVKLRKEKHDEIKKEAQNRFCDDLMAATSGDDFRPSDYPLPNSIAFYLGNAENHNAFGCWRRQYLCQGCKKLLPRVLFAIELDDCWGCKMVAFVRDMESSDLRRWKQSAIGYYLKGLDIKKGSLTDVIDPARGRHLTAALGAAKIADSIWLKFMNFSPTDPVVYPPEPPNLHRNTAAYSRYRWKHNWPEQAFDYREGGPQHEDPFKHPNSDWEDTELCGGEPPESFNANFRWSEEASTTLFEEYIRRNGLAKQITDPEAQKRIAAAKEWEKIRRLPGPKDYSKNGMWHLGRDLRRYYQNQGDKSIHALIHGRVEKCIWSFNTPMLRPFDLDHPIPDKRVNYEAWEELKEREIWELVPAGHSRR